In the Drosophila gunungcola strain Sukarami unplaced genomic scaffold, Dgunungcola_SK_2 000001F, whole genome shotgun sequence genome, one interval contains:
- the LOC128261970 gene encoding trichohyalin isoform X5 → MLLLVIWLFLSLSPAFLKAYPVQSQVNFQDRSALPAHLSEPADYPDLTNGLTDAEVQQSLEDLTLDDLDSLNKLLDEHISQNENADTDASLVAQNRQAKATKHTKQALQSSAEAAVDDGCRDDEDLDDTKSNQCTKRTTCQTTKRCPKKTTSVPKTTRTCVAPRPTDNCKPKSGGNMDDDLITDTTKSPRPIIKKYKKSKDDLECDANDFLCHAMKRDRNKEAKSNLQEAVVPESKQYVPGKELAGIDQLGEEIIPAFNDQGEPLDETLNLEFFKTPKQEVNLKQSAQQKQQTNFELENDASLEQDHQSELELETNPELENQSNQKKEDQISLKQQQLNIKKNYEANLKDLKLDNQKKVRQEHEENLNHEDREIHSRDNVKQEHIVKLKQEEEANLYQDYQSNFERDNLEPENVVQLNQKDPAKFCQDYHSNFEREREQLANLELRNQNSLKQENLNHEHQATLDFSDQGNFKEENQANFDLGNRYDFEQEQKIDLELDNRAKFDYGEQACLHQGKQAYLHQGDQQIYRDQKESANNMEEARQVAEEPAPLDSNKCYQLSRIDQRKRKQAEVESPIEEQFHNVDEKKQIVTKNELANADLGQQESCFDSDSFIANNARDPPRYLIQMQDECIQSENDRGDRRLREDRSQSEALNLEKLAEEEEVGPMEDFNLEAEYKRSKRENKETDDAPEKHI, encoded by the exons ATGCTACTACTTGTGATCTGGTTGTTTCTCAGTCTTAGTCCTGCATTCCTTAAAGCCTACCCTGTg CAATCACAGGTCAACTTCCAGGATCGCAGTGCTCTGCCTGCTCACTTATCCGAACCAGCCGATTATCCCGATCTAACAAATGGCCTTACTGACGCCGAGGTTCAGCAAAGCCTTGAAGATCTAACCCTGGATGATCTAGACTCATTGAACAAGCTGCTCGACGAGCACATCAGTCAAAATGAAAACGCCGACACAGACG CCAGTCTAGTAGCACAGAATAGGCAGGCAAAGGCCACTAAACACACAAAGCAGGCCCTTCAGTCCTCCGCGGAAGCAGCTGTCGATGATGGCTGCCGGGATGACGAGGATTTGGATGATACCAAGTCAAATCAGTGCACCAAGCGGACCACCTGTCAAACGACCAAGCGCTGCCCTAAGAAAACCACTTCCGTTCCGAAAACCACTAGAACGTGCGTCGCTCCACGACCGACAGATAACTGCAAGCCCAAATCGGGTGGAAATATGGACGATGATCTGATTACTGATACCACAAAAAGTCCGAGGccaattataaaaaagtacAAGAAGTCAAAGGATGACTTGGAATGCGACGCAAACGATTTCCTGTGCCACGCCATGAAGCGGGACAGAAACAAGGAGGCTAAGAGCAATCTTCAAGAAGCTGTAGTGCCTGAATCGAAGCAATATGTTCCAGGGAAAGAGCTAGCTGGAATAGATCAGCTGGGCGAGGAGATAATACCCGCTTTTAATGATCAGGGAGAACCACTTGatgaaactttaaatttagaattttttaagACGCCCAAACAAGAGGTTAACTTGAAGCAATCTGcccagcaaaagcaacagacTAACTTTGAGCTAGAAAATGATGCAAGCTTAGAGCAGGATCATCAATCGGAATTAGAGCTAGAGACTAATCCAGAGCTTGAAAATCAGTCCAACCAGAAGAAGGAAGATCAGATCAGTTTAAAACAGCAACAATTGAATATAAAGAAGAATTATGAGGCTAACTTGAAGGACTTAAAACTGgataatcaaaaaaaagttaGGCAGGAGCATGAAGAAAACTTGAACCACGAAGATAGGGAAATACATAGTAGGGATAATGTGAAACAGGAACATATagtcaaattaaaacaagaagagGAGGCTAATTTATACCAGGATTATCAATCAAACTTTGAGCGGGATAATTTGGAGCCGGAAAATGTAGTACAATTAAATCAGAAAGATCCGGCCAAGTTTTGTCAAGATTATCATTCAAATTTTGAGCGGGAACGGGAACAACTCGCTAACTTAGAACTAAGAAATCAGAACAGTTTGAAGCAGGAAAATTTAAACCACGAACATCAAGCCACCTTAGATTTTTCAGATCAGGGTAATTTCAAGGAAGAAAATCAGGCTAACTTTGACTTAGGAAATCGGTATGACTTTGAGCAAGAACAGAAGATAGACTTGGAACTGGATAATCGGGCCAAATTCGATTATGGAGAGCAAGCATGTTTGCATCAAGGAAAGCAAGCATATTTGCATCAAGGAGATCAGCAGATATATCGGGACCAGAAAGAATCGGCAAATAATATGGAGGAAGCCAGGCAGGTGGCAGAGGAACCAGCTCCTCTCGATTCCAACAAATGCTATCAGCTCTCCAGGATTGACCAGCGAAAGAGAAAACAAGCTGAAGTGGAAAGTCCAATAGAGGAGCAATTTCACAACGTAGATGAAAAGAAGCAGATCGTTACAAAGAATGAGCTAGCAAACGCTGATCTGGGCCAGCAGGAATCTTGCTTTGATAGCGACAG TTTTATTGCCAATAATGCTCGCGATCCGCCTCGCTATTTGATTCAAATGCAGGACGAATGCATCCAAAGTGAAAACGATCGTGGTGACCGTAGATTGCGTGAGGATAGAAGCCAAAGCGAAGCACTAAATCTGGAAAAACTCGCCGAAGAGGAAGAGGTCGGTCCAATGGAGGATTTCAATTTGGAGGCAGAATACAAAAGAAGCAAGCGAGAGAATAAAGAAACTGATGATGCCCCCGAA AAACATATATAA